The window AAGAAGTTGGGGCTTCGCTGCACACAGGTTCGGCGATTCACGACGACCACCGAGTCCAAGCATGCCCTGCCGGTGGCGGAGAATGTCTTGGCCCAAACGTTTGTCGCGACACGCCCAAACGAGACGTGGGTGACCGACAGCACCTACGTGCCGACCGCGGAAGGCTGGTTGTATCTCGCCGGCATCAAAGATCTGTTCACCTGCGAGGTGGTCGGTCATGCGATGAACGCCCGGATGACGACGGACTTGGTGTCGGAGGCGCTCAGGAAGGCCCTCACGACCAAGCGCCCGGGACCGGGGCTCCTGCATCACTCCGATCGCGGCTCCCAATATTGTGCTCAGGATTATCAGGAGCAGTTGCGGCAGTTCGGCCTCGTCCCGTCCATGAGCCGGAAGGGCAACTGTTATGACAACGCGCCGATGGAGAGTTTCTGGGGCACGCTCAAGAATGAGTTGGTGCACCACCGGCGGTATGCCACGCGGGCGCAGGCCCGGCACGAGATCGCGGAATACATCGAGCTCTTCTATAACCGTCAGCGGCGACATTCCCGACTGGGGAATCTCTCGCCGGTGGCCTTCGCCCAACAGTGGGCCCGTCAACAGCCGGCGGCATGAGGCTGCAA is drawn from Nitrospira sp. ND1 and contains these coding sequences:
- a CDS encoding IS3 family transposase (programmed frameshift); translated protein: MERVPRQKYTKEFREQAVRLVLEQDLTTPEAARRLTMSDKTLANWVFRARRGQLATLGESRRSLTELEAEVSRLKRELAEARMERDILKKATAYFGQGAAARYALMRTLRPQYPLHLLCRVLEVSRSGYYAWRNRRPSKRAQENARLEVAIQAAHVRTRQTYGPVRLQTELRDDGFPAGIGRIKRLRKKLGLRCTQVRRFTTTTESKHALPVAENVLAQTFVATRPNETWVTDSTYVPTAEGWLYLAGIKDLFTCEVVGHAMNARMTTDLVSEALRKALTTKRPGPGLLHHSDRGSQYCAQDYQEQLRQFGLVPSMSRKGNCYDNAPMESFWGTLKNELVHHRRYATRAQARHEIAEYIELFYNRQRRHSRLGNLSPVAFAQQWARQQPAA